The Phycisphaerae bacterium genome window below encodes:
- a CDS encoding sugar transferase — protein MVDLARRTMDVAGAVAGLILFGPVMAAITLLVRLDSPGPVFFRQNRVGRHGRVFRLIKFRTMRTDCDPYGFSPNAADDPRVTRTGRFLRKTSLDELPQLFNVLQGEMTLVGPRPLLPWQYELWTPRQRRRCDVKPGLTGWAQIRGRGAVTHEDKIELDLWYIERRSLWLDLRIIAETVVKVFRRQDVFEVQYSRASSPPKAHPSDSTAGTT, from the coding sequence ATGGTCGATTTGGCTCGTCGTACGATGGATGTGGCAGGGGCGGTGGCCGGTCTGATTCTGTTCGGACCGGTGATGGCCGCGATCACGCTGCTGGTCCGCCTCGACTCGCCCGGGCCGGTGTTCTTCCGGCAGAACCGCGTGGGCCGACACGGCAGGGTCTTTCGGCTGATCAAGTTCCGCACCATGCGGACTGACTGCGATCCGTACGGCTTTTCGCCCAACGCCGCCGACGATCCGCGGGTCACCCGAACCGGCCGGTTCCTCCGCAAGACCAGCCTCGACGAGCTGCCGCAGCTCTTCAACGTGCTCCAGGGCGAGATGACGCTGGTGGGCCCTCGGCCGCTGCTGCCGTGGCAGTACGAACTCTGGACGCCGCGTCAGCGACGCCGTTGCGACGTCAAGCCGGGCCTGACCGGTTGGGCTCAGATCCGCGGCCGCGGCGCGGTGACGCACGAGGATAAGATCGAACTGGACCTGTGGTACATCGAGCGCCGCTCGCTGTGGCTCGACCTGCGGATCATCGCCGAAACCGTGGTCAAGGTGTTCCGGCGGCAGGACGTGTTCGAGGTGCAGTACTCGCGGGCTTCGTCGCCGCCGAAGGCTCATCCGTCGGATTCGACGGCAGGAACGACTTGA